Proteins encoded in a region of the Saccharothrix ecbatanensis genome:
- a CDS encoding carboxypeptidase-like regulatory domain-containing protein: MDLSLAVAFDKPVFVADEPVTARAKVTNVGTAPASRVTIDGTGNVAGERNWPEIGYYGVRIEPGQTVEATFAGRATTTEYPASMVVTIRSLDEPDANPADNAATISVPITVVRGTFAGTVYADRNGDATMNAGEALTDLAVEVRGGKPSGSYTTNTDSAGRFTFRDLPRGEYDVLFGTSEVSFPPKTVRVDGVDDPDLLFRGALWVEPVLTASAALDRQIYRKGDTARMTLTLTNSGAVPIPAVLASSWANGDIQVDLGDLSNPGPGVTVPGNATLTIDVPIPIGDAVADYGYLSVECVFGAPPVYNGDLRTTVRAQVLGAVAPRVTGSVAKEHSLRPPSVLGGPYPGPPVPNLKVYLKDRDTGSVAARATTNAEGTFEFRDVQAGEYVFDVVGPWTVVFGRTFFVRASVDSWRTVIVAPGPDRPDPDATPAPGEPPAPGAGPAHRPTTAVLAATGVNVTWLATGGLLTLLIGLGLVVRTGRRWT, encoded by the coding sequence GTGGACCTCAGCCTCGCGGTCGCCTTCGACAAGCCGGTGTTCGTCGCGGACGAGCCGGTCACCGCGCGGGCCAAGGTGACCAACGTCGGCACCGCGCCGGCGAGCCGCGTGACCATCGACGGGACCGGGAACGTGGCGGGCGAGCGCAACTGGCCGGAGATCGGGTACTACGGCGTGCGCATCGAACCCGGGCAGACCGTGGAAGCCACGTTCGCCGGACGGGCGACGACCACGGAGTACCCGGCCTCGATGGTCGTGACGATCAGATCGCTCGACGAGCCGGACGCGAACCCGGCGGACAACGCCGCCACGATCAGCGTGCCGATCACCGTCGTCCGCGGCACGTTCGCGGGAACCGTCTACGCCGACCGCAACGGTGACGCCACCATGAACGCGGGCGAAGCGCTCACCGACCTCGCGGTGGAGGTCCGAGGTGGCAAGCCGTCCGGCTCCTACACCACGAATACGGACTCGGCCGGCCGCTTCACGTTCCGCGACCTGCCCCGCGGGGAATACGACGTCCTGTTCGGCACCAGTGAGGTGTCATTCCCGCCGAAGACGGTGCGGGTGGACGGCGTGGACGACCCGGACCTGCTGTTCCGCGGCGCCCTCTGGGTCGAGCCGGTCCTGACCGCGTCGGCGGCGCTTGACCGGCAGATCTACCGCAAGGGTGACACCGCCCGCATGACGCTGACCCTGACCAACAGCGGCGCGGTGCCGATCCCGGCCGTGCTGGCGTCGTCCTGGGCGAACGGCGACATCCAGGTGGACCTCGGGGACCTCTCCAACCCGGGCCCCGGCGTCACCGTGCCCGGGAACGCGACCCTGACCATCGACGTGCCGATCCCGATCGGTGACGCCGTCGCCGACTACGGCTACCTGTCGGTGGAGTGCGTGTTCGGTGCGCCGCCCGTCTACAACGGCGACCTCCGCACCACCGTGCGCGCACAGGTCCTGGGCGCCGTGGCACCCCGGGTCACCGGCTCGGTGGCGAAGGAGCACTCCCTGCGGCCCCCCAGCGTGCTGGGCGGTCCCTACCCCGGCCCGCCGGTGCCCAACCTGAAGGTGTACCTCAAGGATCGGGACACCGGTTCGGTTGCCGCCCGCGCCACAACGAACGCCGAAGGCACTTTCGAGTTCCGGGACGTGCAGGCAGGCGAGTACGTGTTCGACGTCGTCGGACCGTGGACGGTGGTCTTCGGCCGCACGTTCTTCGTCCGGGCGAGCGTCGATTCCTGGCGCACGGTGATCGTGGCCCCGGGCCCCGACCGGCCCGACCCCGATGCCACGCCCGCGCCCGGCGAACCACCCGCGCCGGGCGCAGGGCCGGCCCACCGGCCCACGACCGCCGTGCTCGCCGCGACGGGCGTGAACGTCACCTGGCTCGCGACGGGTGGCCTGCTCACACTGCTCATCGGGCTCGGCCTCGTCGTGCGCACCGGCCGCAGGTGGACCTGA
- a CDS encoding Rv1733c family protein, with the protein MDMRSGSAVSRFARQLFVWRNPLARPGDRLESAVAVVAVTMVLLGLPVAAAMGSEIHAQQAVVSERESRTRYQVDAVLLAGTPSSVDGNAPAASVTKHDVPATWTLPDGKTRQGEVETTGGMLAGSEVRIWVDDRGSVVDVPLTAEGAVFTAVMVAIGSWFALGCAMAVFYVVVRWTHTWLRRQQWGLEWAAVEPGWRKLA; encoded by the coding sequence ATGGACATGCGGTCGGGTAGTGCCGTTTCGAGGTTCGCGCGCCAGCTCTTCGTCTGGCGCAACCCGTTGGCTCGTCCCGGTGACCGGTTGGAGAGCGCGGTGGCGGTCGTCGCGGTGACGATGGTGTTGCTGGGGTTGCCCGTCGCGGCGGCGATGGGCTCGGAGATCCACGCGCAGCAGGCGGTGGTCTCCGAGCGGGAGTCGCGCACCCGCTACCAGGTCGACGCCGTGCTGCTGGCGGGCACACCCAGTTCCGTCGACGGGAACGCGCCCGCCGCGTCGGTGACGAAGCACGACGTTCCCGCGACGTGGACGCTGCCCGATGGCAAGACGCGACAGGGTGAGGTCGAGACGACCGGTGGCATGCTCGCCGGCAGCGAGGTCCGGATCTGGGTCGACGACCGCGGTTCGGTGGTGGACGTGCCGTTGACCGCCGAGGGCGCGGTGTTCACCGCAGTGATGGTCGCGATCGGTTCGTGGTTCGCGCTGGGCTGCGCGATGGCGGTGTTCTACGTGGTGGTCCGGTGGACGCACACCTGGCTCCGCCGACAGCAGTGGGGACTGGAATGGGCGGCGGTCGAGCCCGGCTGGCGGAAACTCGCGTGA
- a CDS encoding CBS domain-containing protein: MRARNIMTSPVITVTPDVPIRVAAALMVSHGFTALPVVDGDRRLVGIVTEADLLRARSADGEAGDAPVRDVSTTPVYGMDPSAPARLIARVMVDEGIRCVPILDGSRLVGVVTRHDLVRALARTDASIEPEVREHLDAYDPNGRWSVAVRDGHVDIGTTFSDEQSWRIAVALAEAVPGVMSACVHQTRGVDAER, translated from the coding sequence GTGCGAGCACGGAACATCATGACCAGCCCGGTCATCACGGTGACACCGGACGTGCCGATTCGCGTGGCGGCGGCGCTGATGGTCTCGCACGGCTTCACGGCGTTGCCCGTGGTGGACGGCGACCGGCGGCTCGTCGGCATCGTCACCGAAGCCGACCTGCTGCGCGCCCGCTCCGCCGATGGTGAGGCCGGTGACGCACCGGTGCGCGACGTGTCGACCACACCGGTGTACGGGATGGACCCCTCCGCGCCTGCCCGCCTGATCGCCAGGGTCATGGTGGACGAGGGGATCCGGTGCGTGCCCATCCTGGACGGCTCGCGGCTGGTCGGTGTGGTGACGCGGCACGACCTGGTGCGGGCGTTGGCCCGCACCGACGCCTCCATCGAGCCCGAGGTGCGGGAACACCTGGATGCCTACGACCCGAACGGCCGGTGGTCGGTGGCGGTGCGCGACGGTCACGTCGACATCGGGACGACGTTCTCCGACGAGCAGTCCTGGAGGATCGCCGTTGCCTTGGCCGAAGCGGTGCCGGGAGTCATGAGCGCGTGCGTGCACCAGACGAGAGGCGTGGACGCGGAGCGTTGA
- a CDS encoding DUF4389 domain-containing protein yields the protein MTTYPVRVHGRFDPAPNRWLWLVKWLLVVPHYLVLAFLWMAFGVVGLAAFVAIVVTGRYPRPLFDFALGVLRWTWRVAYYSFGALATDRYPPFSLGEEPDYPATLDIAYPERLSRGLVLVKWLLAIPHLLIVGVFLGGGGYLAFRAGEWAYSPAGGLVGLLVLIAGGVLLFTGRYPRGVFDFVLGMDRWALRVAAYVGLMTDAYPPFRFDTGGDEPGVATLDAPPPPAPSSGTAGRVVAAVVGVLLLLAGTGLSAAGALGLWADQTQRDATGAVTAPAQTLRTTGYAVELGTAEINWTEAGWAVGDDWLGAIGLRVDQDAFVGIGPTADVTRYLAGVDRDRVTGFGDQALYQHSTGTAPTAPPHAQPFWVSSGFGSLTWTAQPGDWTAVVMNADGSRVIDTPVVATATLPALAPVAWTAFGVGVLLLFLGGGLVLFAATRPTRPTRPTRPTRPTRPTRPTRPTAAVRTTIEGETHA from the coding sequence ATGACCACCTATCCCGTTCGCGTGCACGGCCGGTTCGACCCGGCGCCCAACCGCTGGTTGTGGCTGGTCAAGTGGCTGCTAGTGGTCCCGCACTACCTGGTGCTGGCCTTCCTCTGGATGGCCTTCGGGGTGGTGGGGTTGGCCGCGTTCGTCGCGATCGTGGTCACCGGCCGTTACCCGCGTCCGCTGTTCGACTTCGCCCTCGGCGTTCTGCGCTGGACGTGGCGGGTGGCGTACTACTCGTTCGGCGCGTTGGCGACCGACCGGTACCCGCCGTTCAGCCTGGGCGAAGAGCCGGACTACCCGGCGACGCTCGACATCGCCTACCCCGAACGGCTCTCGCGCGGCCTGGTGCTGGTCAAGTGGCTGCTGGCCATCCCGCACCTGCTCATCGTCGGGGTCTTCCTCGGCGGTGGCGGCTACCTGGCCTTCCGGGCGGGGGAGTGGGCGTACAGCCCGGCCGGCGGCCTGGTCGGGCTGCTCGTGCTGATCGCGGGTGGGGTGCTGTTGTTCACGGGCCGCTACCCGCGCGGCGTGTTCGACTTCGTGCTCGGCATGGACCGCTGGGCGCTGCGCGTCGCGGCCTACGTGGGTCTGATGACCGACGCCTACCCGCCGTTCCGGTTCGACACCGGCGGCGACGAGCCCGGCGTCGCCACGCTCGACGCGCCGCCTCCGCCAGCACCGTCGAGTGGCACTGCGGGCCGTGTCGTCGCGGCGGTGGTCGGCGTCCTGCTGCTCCTGGCGGGCACCGGGTTGTCGGCGGCCGGGGCGCTCGGGCTGTGGGCCGACCAGACCCAGCGCGACGCGACCGGCGCGGTCACCGCACCCGCGCAGACCCTGCGCACCACCGGGTACGCGGTGGAACTCGGCACCGCCGAGATCAACTGGACCGAGGCGGGCTGGGCGGTCGGTGACGACTGGCTCGGCGCGATCGGCCTGCGGGTCGACCAGGACGCGTTCGTCGGCATCGGCCCCACCGCCGACGTCACCCGGTACCTGGCGGGGGTCGACCGTGACCGCGTGACCGGCTTCGGTGACCAAGCCCTCTACCAGCACAGCACGGGTACCGCGCCCACTGCCCCGCCGCACGCCCAGCCGTTCTGGGTGTCCTCCGGCTTCGGCTCGCTCACCTGGACCGCACAGCCCGGCGACTGGACCGCGGTAGTGATGAACGCCGACGGCTCGCGCGTGATCGACACGCCCGTCGTGGCCACCGCGACCCTGCCCGCGCTCGCGCCGGTGGCGTGGACCGCGTTCGGCGTCGGCGTGCTCCTGCTGTTCCTCGGCGGCGGACTGGTGCTCTTCGCCGCGACCCGACCGACCCGACCGACCCGACCGACCCGACCGACCCGACCGACCCGACCGACCCGACCGACCCGACCGACCGCAGCCGTCCGGACCACCATCGAAGGAGAGACCCATGCGTGA
- a CDS encoding CBS domain-containing protein yields MREPDVASLMTREVVKVDVGAPFKEIAAVLTDGAFSAVPVVDTDGRPIGVVSEADLLPKEEYRGGTEPGPSVFARRDTKQRWRQAQGTTAADVMTTPVTTIGPDAPASAAAHKLAVEGVRRLFVVDSDGRLVGVLSRRDLLKVFLRSDEDLRRMVVREVLQRSLWVEPTAVEVEVVDGVVTLRGKIERRSEADIAYRLTLAMPGVVDVHNHLSYGWDDTDTSYRIG; encoded by the coding sequence ATGCGTGAACCCGATGTCGCCTCGCTGATGACCCGCGAGGTGGTGAAGGTCGACGTCGGCGCCCCGTTCAAGGAGATCGCCGCCGTCCTGACCGACGGCGCGTTCAGCGCCGTGCCGGTGGTGGACACCGACGGCCGACCGATCGGCGTGGTGTCCGAAGCCGACCTGCTGCCCAAGGAGGAGTACCGGGGCGGCACCGAACCCGGCCCGTCCGTGTTCGCCCGTCGCGACACCAAGCAGCGCTGGCGCCAGGCCCAGGGCACCACCGCAGCCGATGTGATGACCACCCCGGTCACGACCATCGGCCCGGACGCACCCGCGAGCGCCGCGGCGCACAAGCTGGCGGTGGAGGGTGTGCGCCGGCTGTTCGTCGTGGACAGCGACGGCAGGCTGGTCGGCGTCCTGTCCCGGCGGGACCTGCTGAAGGTGTTCCTGCGCAGCGACGAGGACCTGCGCCGCATGGTCGTGCGCGAGGTCTTGCAGCGGTCGCTGTGGGTGGAGCCCACAGCGGTCGAGGTCGAGGTGGTCGACGGCGTGGTCACGTTGCGCGGCAAGATCGAACGCCGCAGCGAAGCCGACATCGCGTACCGCCTCACCCTGGCCATGCCCGGCGTGGTCGATGTCCACAACCACCTGTCCTACGGCTGGGACGACACCGACACCAGCTACCGGATCGGGTGA
- a CDS encoding cation-translocating P-type ATPase, translating into MLDAAELATGGLTSAEAARRLREDGPNVLPAGGGAHPVVLLFKQFAHFFAILLWVAAALAYIAGMPALSVAIALVVVLNGVFAFAQEYRADRAAQRLRDLMPTRATVRRDGKPKVVDAADLVVGDEVLLQGGDRVCADARVAQAAALAVDESMLSGESVPVHPAAGDVVRAGTYVTEGEATVVVTATGSHTQLAGIASLTRHAVRPKSPLALRLHRVVTVVGLIAVAVGVAFYGVAMLLGLDPAEGFLFAVGVTVALVPEGLLPTVTLSLARAAQEMARRNALVRRLDAVETLGATTFICTDKTGTLTRNEMSAVRVWTPKGEVVVDGQGYAPTARVTGEPDALYAVRTLAISAVRCSPTAHVGHRDDRWLPVGDPMEVALHVLAARVGADTATPEATRFPFDPRRRRSSVVDGGGVHVTGAPDAVLPLCAPAPGAHEAIDALGVQGLRVLAVAWRPGTATGWEDAERDLVLLGLVALQDPPRDDVADSIALCRKAGIKLAMVTGDHPATARAIAAQVGLLGPDRLVVEGKDLPADDTALGELLDHDGVVVARVTPEDKLRIAQALQHRGHVVAMTGDGVNDGPALRAADIGVTMGASGTDVAREAADLVLLDDHFGTIVGAVELGRATFANIRRFLTYHLTDNVAELTPFVFWALSGGSYPLALSVLQVLALDIGTDLLPALALGAEKPNPRTMVGPARTGSLIDRPVLVRAFGVLGPAEALAAMAAFTLVLLAGGWDLTDPVLLATASGTAFTAIVLGQLANAFACRSATTPVKTLLGNRLLIGAVLFELAVLAVFLFVPPLPDLLGGRAPTPLGWALAAMTIPVVLLVDAGHKWMRRRFA; encoded by the coding sequence GTGCTGGACGCGGCAGAGCTCGCCACGGGCGGCCTCACCTCGGCCGAGGCCGCCCGGAGGCTGCGCGAGGACGGTCCGAACGTGCTCCCCGCCGGTGGTGGGGCGCACCCGGTCGTGCTGCTGTTCAAGCAGTTCGCGCACTTCTTCGCGATCCTGCTGTGGGTAGCCGCCGCACTGGCCTACATCGCGGGCATGCCGGCGCTATCGGTCGCGATCGCGCTGGTCGTCGTGCTCAACGGGGTGTTCGCGTTCGCCCAGGAGTACCGGGCCGACCGCGCGGCGCAACGGCTGCGCGACCTCATGCCCACCCGCGCCACCGTCCGCCGCGACGGCAAGCCCAAGGTGGTGGACGCGGCCGACCTCGTCGTAGGCGACGAGGTACTGCTCCAAGGCGGTGACCGCGTCTGCGCCGACGCCCGAGTGGCGCAGGCCGCCGCCCTGGCCGTGGACGAGTCGATGCTCAGCGGCGAAAGCGTGCCCGTGCACCCGGCCGCAGGCGACGTCGTGCGGGCCGGCACCTACGTCACAGAGGGCGAGGCGACCGTCGTGGTGACGGCCACCGGCTCCCACACCCAGCTCGCCGGCATCGCCTCGCTCACCCGCCACGCGGTCCGGCCCAAGAGCCCACTCGCCCTGCGGCTGCACCGCGTGGTGACCGTGGTCGGCCTCATCGCGGTCGCGGTGGGCGTGGCGTTCTACGGGGTCGCGATGCTGCTGGGTCTCGATCCGGCGGAGGGCTTCCTGTTCGCGGTCGGCGTCACCGTCGCGCTGGTCCCGGAAGGCCTGCTGCCCACCGTGACGTTGTCGTTGGCGCGGGCGGCCCAGGAGATGGCGCGCCGCAATGCCCTCGTACGGCGGCTGGACGCGGTGGAGACGTTGGGCGCCACCACGTTCATCTGCACGGACAAGACCGGGACGTTGACCCGCAACGAGATGTCCGCGGTGCGGGTGTGGACGCCGAAAGGCGAGGTTGTGGTGGACGGGCAGGGTTACGCCCCGACCGCCCGCGTGACCGGTGAACCCGACGCGCTCTATGCCGTGCGAACGCTCGCGATCAGCGCCGTCCGCTGTTCACCGACCGCGCACGTCGGCCACCGGGACGACCGGTGGCTGCCGGTCGGTGACCCGATGGAAGTGGCACTGCACGTGCTGGCCGCACGAGTCGGCGCGGACACGGCGACACCGGAGGCCACACGCTTCCCGTTCGACCCACGTCGACGCCGTTCGTCCGTTGTGGACGGTGGCGGCGTGCACGTGACCGGCGCACCCGACGCCGTGCTGCCGCTGTGCGCACCGGCACCGGGAGCGCACGAGGCGATCGACGCACTCGGCGTGCAAGGGCTCCGCGTGCTCGCGGTGGCGTGGCGACCCGGCACGGCCACCGGCTGGGAGGACGCCGAACGCGACCTCGTCCTGCTCGGCCTGGTCGCGTTGCAGGACCCACCACGCGATGACGTCGCCGACTCGATCGCCCTGTGCCGCAAGGCGGGCATCAAGCTCGCCATGGTCACCGGCGACCACCCGGCCACCGCCCGCGCCATCGCCGCCCAGGTCGGCCTGCTCGGACCCGACCGGCTGGTGGTGGAGGGCAAGGACCTGCCCGCCGATGACACCGCGTTGGGGGAGCTGCTGGACCACGACGGCGTCGTCGTCGCTCGCGTGACGCCCGAGGACAAGCTCCGCATCGCCCAGGCTTTGCAGCACCGCGGTCACGTCGTGGCCATGACCGGCGACGGCGTCAACGACGGACCGGCGCTGCGCGCCGCCGACATCGGCGTGACCATGGGCGCCTCCGGCACCGACGTGGCCCGTGAGGCCGCTGACCTCGTTCTGCTGGACGACCACTTCGGCACCATCGTCGGCGCCGTCGAGCTGGGCCGGGCGACGTTCGCCAACATCCGCCGGTTCCTGACCTACCACCTGACAGACAACGTCGCCGAGCTGACGCCGTTCGTCTTCTGGGCGCTGTCGGGCGGGTCCTACCCGCTCGCGTTGAGCGTGCTCCAAGTGCTGGCCCTCGACATCGGCACCGACCTGCTGCCCGCGCTCGCGCTGGGTGCGGAGAAGCCGAACCCGCGCACCATGGTCGGACCCGCTCGGACCGGATCGCTGATCGACCGCCCGGTGCTGGTCCGCGCCTTCGGCGTGCTGGGGCCGGCTGAGGCGTTGGCGGCGATGGCGGCGTTCACGCTCGTGTTGCTCGCAGGCGGTTGGGACCTCACTGATCCGGTGCTGCTCGCCACCGCCTCGGGCACCGCGTTCACCGCGATCGTGCTGGGACAGCTGGCGAACGCCTTCGCGTGTCGCAGCGCCACCACACCGGTGAAGACCCTGCTGGGCAATCGGCTGCTGATCGGCGCGGTGTTGTTCGAGCTCGCCGTGCTGGCCGTGTTCCTGTTCGTGCCGCCGTTGCCCGACCTGCTGGGCGGCCGTGCGCCGACCCCGCTGGGCTGGGCGCTCGCGGCGATGACCATCCCGGTCGTCCTGCTCGTGGACGCCGGGCACAAGTGGATGAGGAGGCGTTTCGCATGA
- a CDS encoding universal stress protein, which yields MNKPVVVGVDGSRPAFDAVRWAAQEAKTRDVPLRLVHAELRLPGDVPDHDGRTRKALHEQALRWLHRAADVARDIDPDVRLDVHVEVADPAPLLVAESVDAELVVLASRGLGGFTSMLLGSTAIAVTSRGACPVVVVRGDRRSGPVVCGVEGDSPTVLAHAFDQAETRGVPLVLVHAWHAPPEPLADMVGIELAEYDAAQGGDLAALVAPWREKYPDVPLELIVAHGNPARALIDRAQDAALLVVGCRGRGALTGLLLGSTSHALLHHAPCPVLVVRATVQDL from the coding sequence ATGAACAAGCCGGTGGTCGTCGGTGTCGACGGTTCGCGGCCCGCGTTCGACGCGGTGCGGTGGGCGGCGCAGGAGGCAAAGACGCGTGACGTGCCGCTGCGGCTGGTGCACGCCGAGCTGCGCCTGCCCGGCGACGTTCCCGACCACGACGGACGCACCCGCAAGGCGCTGCACGAGCAGGCGCTGCGTTGGCTGCACCGGGCCGCGGACGTCGCCCGTGACATCGACCCCGACGTGCGACTCGACGTGCACGTGGAGGTCGCCGATCCGGCGCCGTTGCTGGTAGCAGAGTCGGTCGACGCGGAACTGGTCGTGCTGGCCTCACGCGGACTGGGAGGGTTCACCTCGATGCTGTTGGGCTCCACGGCCATCGCCGTGACCAGCCGCGGCGCCTGTCCGGTGGTCGTCGTGCGCGGGGACCGGCGGTCCGGTCCCGTCGTGTGCGGGGTGGAGGGCGACAGTCCGACCGTGCTGGCCCACGCGTTCGACCAGGCGGAGACACGCGGTGTGCCGCTGGTCCTGGTGCACGCCTGGCACGCGCCGCCCGAGCCGCTGGCCGACATGGTGGGGATCGAGTTGGCCGAGTACGACGCCGCACAGGGCGGGGACCTCGCCGCACTGGTGGCGCCGTGGCGGGAGAAGTACCCCGACGTTCCGCTGGAGCTGATCGTCGCCCACGGCAACCCGGCGCGCGCGCTGATCGACCGCGCTCAGGACGCCGCGCTGCTGGTCGTCGGCTGTCGAGGTCGCGGCGCCCTTACCGGTCTGCTGCTGGGCTCCACCAGCCACGCCCTGCTGCACCACGCGCCGTGCCCGGTGCTGGTGGTGCGCGCGACCGTGCAGGACCTGTGA
- a CDS encoding flavodoxin domain-containing protein has product MRVLVAYATAEGSTTGVAERIGTVLRRSRHDVDVLPVGDVTGVEDYDTVVLGSAVHDQRWLPEASRFLAGQRASLARRSLWAFSVGMPDAFRSRARDWVRTEADDLLDDVLLQVEPHDHQLFSGVVRPAQFEWWRRALFRLAGGRFGDFRDGAAIDRWAGRIARTPEKSR; this is encoded by the coding sequence ATGCGCGTCCTGGTGGCCTACGCGACGGCCGAAGGGTCGACCACGGGGGTTGCCGAGCGCATCGGCACGGTCTTGCGCCGGTCCCGTCACGACGTCGACGTGCTGCCAGTCGGCGACGTGACCGGAGTCGAGGACTACGACACCGTGGTCCTCGGCAGCGCCGTGCACGACCAGCGGTGGCTGCCCGAGGCGTCGCGGTTCCTGGCAGGTCAGCGCGCCTCGCTCGCCCGACGGTCGCTGTGGGCGTTCAGCGTGGGGATGCCCGACGCGTTCCGCAGTCGTGCCCGCGACTGGGTGCGCACCGAGGCGGACGACCTGCTCGACGACGTCCTCCTCCAGGTCGAACCACACGACCACCAGCTGTTCTCCGGAGTCGTGCGGCCGGCGCAGTTCGAGTGGTGGCGTCGCGCGCTATTCCGCCTGGCGGGCGGCAGGTTCGGCGACTTCCGCGACGGAGCCGCCATCGACCGATGGGCCGGTCGCATCGCCCGAACACCGGAGAAGAGTCGATGA
- the ppk2 gene encoding polyphosphate kinase 2, producing MMGAKHGLRRTVYEAELRRLQAELVKVQEWVRVERARVVIVFEGRDAAGKGSTVKRITEYLNPRIARIVALPAPTERERTQWYFQRYTAHLPAAGEIVLLDRSWYNRAGVERVMGFCTPEEHRRFLQQCPVFERMLVDDGILLRKYWFSVSDAEQEKRFRRRLDDPMRRWKLSPVDVDSIARWEDYSRAKDEMFVHTDTAECPWYVVESDDKRRARVNMIAHLLSTLPYYEVEPPTFHLPPRPASTGYHRTDRRLQTYVPDHAASLR from the coding sequence ATGATGGGCGCGAAGCACGGGCTGCGGCGCACGGTCTACGAGGCCGAGTTGAGGCGGTTGCAGGCTGAGCTGGTGAAGGTGCAGGAGTGGGTGCGCGTCGAACGGGCGCGGGTCGTGATCGTGTTCGAGGGGCGTGACGCGGCCGGCAAGGGCAGCACCGTCAAGCGGATCACCGAGTACCTCAACCCGCGCATCGCCCGCATCGTGGCGCTGCCCGCGCCGACCGAGCGCGAACGCACGCAGTGGTACTTCCAGCGCTACACCGCCCACCTACCCGCCGCCGGCGAGATCGTGCTGCTCGACCGCAGCTGGTACAACCGCGCCGGCGTCGAGCGCGTCATGGGGTTCTGCACGCCCGAAGAGCACCGCAGGTTCCTCCAACAGTGCCCGGTGTTCGAGCGGATGCTCGTCGACGACGGGATCCTGCTGCGCAAGTACTGGTTCTCGGTCAGCGACGCCGAGCAGGAGAAGCGGTTCCGGCGCAGGCTGGACGACCCGATGCGGCGCTGGAAGCTCTCCCCGGTCGACGTCGACTCGATCGCCAGGTGGGAGGACTACTCCCGCGCCAAGGACGAGATGTTCGTCCACACCGACACCGCCGAGTGCCCCTGGTACGTGGTGGAGAGCGACGACAAGCGGCGCGCCCGCGTCAACATGATCGCCCACCTTCTGTCCACCCTCCCGTACTACGAGGTCGAGCCGCCCACCTTCCACCTGCCACCGCGTCCCGCGTCCACCGGCTACCACCGCACCGACCGGCGCCTCCAGACCTACGTCCCGGACCACGCCGCGTCACTGCGCTGA